tgtccaaagcgcgtatatatagtgtttcgaaaaataaaaaataaaaaaataaaaaatttgacgccggtctgacgccgatccggggccaacaatggcgccgtgaggatcggcgtgagaATTGGCGTCAGCCCAAGAATCGGcgtgggcacgccgattttgacgccgatttcaccgacgccggctgcaatggttcggcgtcagcaccggcgtccgcgaAAAACCGGCGTGCCGGTACCGACGCCGCCATTAGAGATGCTCTTACTAGTTCTGTTTCTATATTCTTTTTGACTTTACAACAAAGAaatgtagtagtagtacatCGTCAAATTGGAAGAATTAGAGCATCAACTATGGATGCCCTAGCGACAGTCCTCTTAGTGGTTGACATATCAGTATGCCCTATCTTTCTGTAATGGTGGAGCCCTAATAGATGTCCtatctattatttattttttattttaattttaatattttttttatgtttacacATTATTAAATAGTAAAATTAGACTCTAAATTAAAGAACTAGCAAAAAACATACAttacttaatttaaaaaaaaattacaacaaaaaaactttaaaaaatttacAATTTCAACGACCACTACATGTtcaaacttcttcaaccatgtcgttcatgagttgaAGATGagcttgttggttgcgcatggTCTCCTGAGCTTGTAATCTCTCACTGACTCCATAGGGTAAACCTTGAACGATCGGCGGGGTTGCATGACCTGCGATCGATTCAGCTTCATCGCCGGTCCAATCGCCAGTTGTTGCCTTCATCGTGAATAATCATGTTGTATAAGATGATGCACCCGTACATGACATTGGCGATATGATGCATGTACCAGGACCAAGCCGGgtctttcactattgcccaacGTGCTTGAAGCACACCGAATCctcgctccacgtcctttcgtgTAGACTCTTGTCGCTGTGCAAAAAGGCCTCTCCTCGCATCCCTTGGGCAGGAGATCGTCTTCAAGAAAACTGGCCATCtagggtatatgccatcggctaagtagtaccccatatgatgTTGTCGTtcgttggcagtgaacttgatAACCGGACTGTTgacattgcattgctcggtgaagagacTCGACGTGTTCAacacgttgatgtcgttgtttgaCCCCGCCACGCCAAAGTGAGCATGCCAAATCCAAAAACGGTGGTCAACGAtggcttcaaggatcatcgtcgggtgggtACCCTTATACCCACTGGTGAATTGGTCTCTCCACGCtgccggacaattcttccactcctagTGCATACAGTCAATGCTCCCTAACATTCCAGGAAAGCCGTGCACCCTGCATCCTCATCAGGAACTGACAATCTTCGGCATTCGGCTTGAGCAAATATGCGGCGCTGAAGGCGTCAATCACGCCCTCACAAAATTTTACCAGACACTCCCGGCCAGTTGTATCCCCGACGTGAagatactcgtcgaacatgtctgtcgtggtgccgtatgccaactgacgaagcGCAAACGTGCACTTCGTGAGCGAGGATAGACCGCTTCTGTGGGCCGCATCTTGCCGATGTTGGAAGTACTCGTCGCGCGCCTCCAACGGGTGAACAATCTGAAGAAATAGTTCTCGCCACATCCTAAACCGTCGGCGAAAAACAGTCGGTCCTCATCGGCGAAGTAGTCCTCGAACAGATGTTGATGAGCTAGGCCATGCTCTCGACGAACGGATGTCCGGTGGCGGATGGGCCTCGGGACCTGCTCTTCGGCCTGCTCTTCGGTTAGCTCTTTGCCTTGTATTGCACGAATACCTGCGAGAAACTGGTTCCCAAAAGCAAACATTGTGCGTTCCATAGCCCGACTTATATCTTCTCCGGCCATACTGGAAAAGTGAGGtgaaagagaaaaagtgagtGAAAGAGAGAAATTGGAATGAAGAGATGTTGTGTGAGGGTTAAGAGATGTGtgaaaaatgagtgaaaataaggtatatttatagatagaaaataaaaataaaaataaaaaggggAAAACGCGTCATCGGGATCGACGCTACAATGGATGCCCGATCGACCAGGCTCGAGATCGGGACGACCGATCTTTCGGTCGCGCGACTCGGGCTCGGGCGTTTGCAGTGGATGCCCGAGgacgcccgagcccgatctcgggAGATCAGGCATGCGATCAGGCATCCactatggatgctcttatgccAAATCTCGAAATTTTACTTGCAAAGGCTCATAATTGAACCAAGTGGATTTCATGTTCTTGGTTTTCCGATTTACAATATTCTTTGTTGTACTTACATTTGTTCTCCGCATTTTTTCTTTAACAATTATAATTAATCTCTAGGTGCCATAGCCAGTATTCTCTAATAAAATTCGAATTATAATTTTCTTcaatgaaaaaagaaagaaaaaagccCTAACAAGTCCCTATGCTATTGAGACATTCTAAACATGACAGTGATTTAagattttaatcattttattgtGATAACAAAAGTAAGCGCGGTCTCCTTGTGAGTTTGATTTTATTGTAATAAAAATCAAAAAGTGGTATCCGTGTGTGTTTGgcattatataaattattttgtttttataagagcatccacaatagcgcctagcgcaccgcctagccgagcgccggtgCTAGGTGGTGCgctaggcggtctattgcagccgcccag
This sequence is a window from Salvia splendens isolate huo1 chromosome 5, SspV2, whole genome shotgun sequence. Protein-coding genes within it:
- the LOC121803802 gene encoding uncharacterized protein LOC121803802 produces the protein MAGEDISRAMERTMFAFGNQFLAGIRAIQGKELTEEQAEEQVPRPIRHRTSVRREHGLAHQHLFEDYFADEDRLFFADGLGCGENYFFRLFTHMFDEYLHVGDTTGRECLVKFCEGVIDAFSAAYLLKPNAEDCQFLMRMQGARLSWNVREH